TTAAAACTATTAAGAATGGTGGAAGTTGGGATCCTATAGTAAAGAACAATCCTAATACTTTTAAGCAGTTATTCACTATTGCTGACCCAAGTTGGGAATTTCAGATTTTCATTCATCCTACTGGAAAGTATGCTTATTTTGGTGTGATTAACAATCATTATTTCATGCGTTCCGACTATGACGAGATAAAAAAGGAATTTATTACCCCGTATAATTTTGTCGGGGGATATAAACAGTCAGGTTATAGGGATGATGTAGGAACTGAGGCACGTATGAATAATCCTTGTCAAGGAGTATTTGTGAAAAATCCGGATTATACTGGTGAAGAAGAGTATGATTTCTATTTTGTAGATCGATTAAACTTCTGTGTACGTAAAGTAACTCCAGAAGGTATCGTATCGACCTATGCGGGACGAGGAGCGTCAACTTCCTTAGCTGACGGAAACCAATGGGGAACTGATGATGGTGACCTACGAGAAGTGGCTCGTTTCCGTGATGTAAGTGGACTTGTTTATGATGATGTGAAAGAGATGTTTTATGTACATGATCAGGTGGGACATACTATTCGCACTATTTCAATGGAGCAAGAAGAGAATGTAGCCGGTGACGAGAATATACCGGAAGATGAATCAACAGTGGAATCTAACGAATAAACACATTTATCAGATTATGAAAAAATATTTAGCCATTTTTTTGTTGATGCTGGTTGTCCCATTGACGATTTCTGCACAACAAACAATTACCGTGACTGGTACGGTTACCGACACACAAGATGAGCCGATGATTGGTGTTAATATCACTGTAAAGGATGTAGCAGGTTTGGGAACCATTACGGATATCAATGGTAATTTTTCTATAAAGATGGAACCTTATCATCGACTAGTCTTCTCATACATCGGATATGATGATGTGGAAGTACTTGTAAAAGAACAGCATACTGTTAATGTAAAGATGAAAGAATCAGAGGCTAGTGTACTGGATGAGGTTGTGGTAACTGGTATGGGGGCACAGAAAAAACTGACAGTGACGGGAGCTGTAACCAATGTGAATGTGGGAGATTTAAAACGTTTCCCTACTTCCAATATGTCTAACGCTTTGGCCGGTAATGTTCCGGGTATTATTGCCCGACAAACTTCCGGACAACCGGGAAAAAGTACTTCTGAGTTTTGGATACGTGGTATTTCTACTTTTGGAGCTAGTTCAAGTGCTTATATTCTGGTGGATGGCTTTGAACGTAGCAGTTTGGATGAACTTAACATTGAAGACATCGAATCATTCACAGTATTGAAAGATGCGTCAGCTACTGCTATTTATGGTTCTAAAGGTGCAAATGGTGTAGTATTGATTACAACAAAACGTGGTAAAGCTGGAAAAATCAATATTGATGCCAAGGTAGAAACTTCTTATAATACGCGTACTATCACTCCGGAATTTGTAGACGGTCTTTCGTATGCCAGTCTGATGAACGAAGCATTAGTGACTCGCAATTTAGGAATGGCCTATCAACCGGAAGAATTAGAGTTATTTCGTACACAAATGGATCCGGATTTCTATCCGAATGTGGACTGGATGGATTTGATCCTAAAAAACGGAGCATGGAGTTATCGCGCTAACTTGAACATGAATGGTGGTGGTAACACTGCTCGTTATTTTGTTTCTGCAAGTTATACGGAAGATCAAGGTATGTATAACACAGACCAAACGTTACGTGATGATTACGATACAAATGCCAACTATAAAAAGTGGAATTATCGTATGAATGTTGATATAGATATCACCAAATCGACTTTATTGAAACTAGGTATAGCAGGTTCATTAGCCAAACGTAATAGTCCAGGACTGGCTGATAACGAGATGTTATGGGGCATGCTTTTCGGATACAATCCTATTGCAACGCCTGTATACTATTCCAATGGATATGCGCCTATTTCCCACCGGGATAACGTAAACAAACTTAATCCCTGGGTTGCATCTACGCAAACTGGATACAATGAAGATTGGCAGAATAATGTACAAACTAATGTTACATTAGAACAAAATTTTGATTTCATTACCAAGGGATTGAAGTTTGTAGGACGTTTTGGCTATGATACAGACAACAGTAACTGGATTAATCGTCATCGTCAACCAGATTTGTATAAAGCGAACGGACGTAGACAAGAAACGGGAGAGATTATTTATGAGAAAATGTTCTCCGCATATGACATGACACAATCAAGTGGTAGCTCTGGCAAACGTCGTGAATTCCTTGATTTACTGTTAAGCTGGGAACGTGCTTTCGGAAATCATCATGGAGGAGTTACTTTCCGTTACACACAAGATAGTGAGAAGCGGACAGTAGACATTGGTACGGATATTAAGAATGGAGTATCAAAACGTAATCAAGGGTTAGCAGGACGATTTACTTATAACTGGAACTATCGTTACTTTGTTGATTTTAATTTTGGTTATACCGGATCGGAAAATTTTGCACCAGGAAATCAATTCGGTTTCTTCCCGGCTTTTTCTCTTGCATGGAACGTTGCCGAAGAGTCATTTGTTAAGAATAACTTGAAGTGGATGAATATGTTTAAAATACGTTATTCTCATGGTAAGGTAGGTAATGATAATATTGGGGATAACAACCGTTTCCCATACTTATATACTATAGCCACTACAGGATATAACAGCGAAGGCAAGCCTAATTATGTATATAACTGGGGATTTGGTGATTATGGAAAATCATTCATAGGAACTCATTACACACAGATGGCTTCTAATGGCATTACTTGGGAAGTTGCGACTAAGGATGACCTGGGGATTGATCTTTCTTTGTTTAATGACAAATTTACAGCGACAGTTGACTATTTCCACGAAAAACGTACAGGTATTTTTTTAACACGTGAGTTCTTGCCTGACATTACAGGTCTTGAGAGCAAACCTAAAGCGAATGTAGGTGAAGTGAAATCTCAAGGTTTCGATGGCAATTTTGCTCTTAAGCAGAAACTGGGTGAGGTGGATATGACTATTCGTGGGAATATAACTTATAGTAAGAATGAAGTGCTCGAAAAGGATGAAGAGAATCAAGTCTATTCTTATTTATATCAAAAAGGGTATCGTGTAGATCAAGTTAAAGGATTGATAGCTGAAGGATTGTTTGCTGATTACGATGATATTCGTACCAGCCCGAAACAAGAGTTTGGTACAGTGCAGCCTGGAGATATCAAATATAAAGATGTAAATGGTGATGGTGTTGTAAACGATAATGATAAAGTTGCTATTGGCGCTACTACCACTCCAAACTTAGTATATGGTATAGGGGCATCTTTCGCATGGAAAGGAATTGATGTAAATGTTCACTTCCAAGGTGCCGGTAAATCCACTTTCCCTATTTATGGTAAGTGTGTATATGCATTCAGCGAAAGTGACTGGGGAAATATCTTTAAAGATATGATAAGTGATCGTTGGGTAGATTCAGAGACTGCTGCCAAACTGGGATTGCATGCTAATGAGAACCCCAATGCAACATATCCGCGTTTAACTTATGGGGAAAATAAAAACAACCAACAAACCTCTACTTATTGGATGCGTGATGGTCGATATATTCGTTTGAAGAATCTGGATATCGGTTATACTTTGCCAAAAAGCATAGTCAATAAACTGCACTTCAATAATATTCGTATCTATATTGCAGGATCAAACCTGATTACATGGTCTAAGTTCAAAACATGGGACCCGGAAACTGGCAATCCGCGGGGTGAAGCCTATCCGCTAACAAAATCAGTTACTATGGGTTTATCTGTTAACTTATAAAAATACTAAGAGATTATGATAAAGAAGATTTATATATTATTATTAACCGTATTAGGGATGGGAGTAATTTCTTCTTGCTCTGATTACCTGAATTCGGAGAAATATTTTAAGGATCGTCTGACACTGGAGAAAACTTTCGAAAGTAAGGATCATGTGGAAGAATGGTTAGCTTATGCTTTTTCATTTATAAAAAATGAAAACTATGAGGTGACGACTAAAGGACCAAGTGAGAATTCGTTTTGTTTTTCAGACGATATGTATTATGGTGACCGCGATAAGACAATCGATGCAACAAAGAATGAATTGTCATATAATATGTTCAAGTTAGGAGAATATGATGAGAATACTTATAATGTTGGGGCATGGGGGGCATGTTATAAAGGAATTTTCCAAGCATCAGTATTTATCCATAATGTTGACCGGTGTCAAGAGATGGCTGATTGGGAAATACTAGATTATAAGGGGCAGGCTCGTTTTGTTCGTGCTTACTATTACTGGTTGCTCTTACGTCGTTATGGTCCAGTGCCTATTATGCCGGACGAAGGAGTGGATTATACTCAAAGTTATGATCAAATAGCTACTCCACGTAGCTCATACGAAGAAGTGGCACAATATATCAGTGACGAAATGGTACAGGCTACTAAAGAGTTACAATATGATCGTCGTACTGATAATTATGCTATAGGCCGACCTACTCGTGGAGCTGCATTGGCAGTTCGTGCTTATGCACTGATTTTTGCAGCTAGTCCGTTTGCTAATGGAAATAATGATGAATATGCGCAGCAATTGGTAGATGATGAAGGGCGTCGTTTGCTTTCTTCCGAATATAGTGAAGAAAAATGGGCAAAAGCTGCTGCCGCTTGCCGTGATGTCATCGATTTAGATGTTTATGAGTTGAATATTGTAAATAAATCCACATCTGATAATGGACCTTCTGAACGTCCGACTGTTACTCCACCGGCTGATGGCGAGTTTTCCAATCAACCCTGGCCAAAAGGATGGACAAATATTGACCCGCTCAGATCATATCGTACTATCTTTGATGGTACTATATTACCTGCAAACAATAAAGAACTGATATTTACACGCGGGGCAACAAATATAGATATGTTGGTACTTCATCAGATGCCCAAAGATGATGGCGGCTGGAACTGTCATGGTATGACACAGAAAATGCTGGATGCATATTATATGAATAATGGTAGTAATGAGCCGGGTATGAACTCTATGTATCAAGGAGTAGCTAATTATCAAGGTATTGTAGATACTCGTGAACGTAGAACCGGATTTACTGATTTGCAAGACTTGAAGGATAATAAATATCCGGAATTAGGTTGGAAATATGATCCGAAGAAAGGAGATAACGATCAGGCCAAAACTGGGATGAATGTTTCTTTGCAATATGTAGAACGCGAACCACGATTCTATGCTTCTGTTGCTTATAATGGCTGTACCTGGTATTATTTGAGCCAGACTGAAAGCAAACCTGCCGATGTAAATCAACAAGTTTGGTACTACTTTGGAAGTTCCGATGGTTATCGTAATGACGGTTTCTACTTGCGTACAGGTATAGGAATCAAAAAGTTTGTTCATCCAAACGACTATCCAGGCAATTATGTTGCGAAAGCTGAAACAGCAATTCGCTATGCGGATATTCTACTGCTTTATGCTGAAGCATTGAATGAGTTGACTGGAACATACAATATACCTTCTTGGAATGAGGCGACAACCTACACTATCAGCCGTGATAAAGAACAAATGGAAAGAGGTATTCATCCGGTACGTATTCGTGCCGGGTTGCCTGACTATCCAGACGAATTTTATCTGCAGAGTGGGGTTGATGATATGCGTAAAGCATTAAAACGTGAACGTATGATAGAGTTAATGGGCGAAGGAAAACGTTACTTTGACATTCGCCGTTGGAAAGATGCGCCAGTAGAAGAATCTCTGCAAATATACGGTTGTAATGTCTTTGTTGGTGAAGCTAAGAGAGACGAATTCCATTCGGCAATTCCTGTTTACAATCTCCCGTCTACTTTCTCGGAAAAGCTATGGTTATGGCCTATCAAACATAGTGAGTTGAAACGTAATTCACGTTTAACACAGAACCCAGGATGGACAATGTATGATTAATTCTAAACATAAAGACTTATATATGAAGAAAATATATACTTTGGCAGCTTTGGCTGCAATGACAATGTTGGGAACTTCCTGCAATTCGGAATGGGAAGATGAACAATATGAGCACTACATTTCTTTCAGTTCACAACTGGATAGTAAGGGAGTGACGAATATATATGTACCTTATAGCCGCCATGATGCAGAAGGAAATTATGCAGAAGGAGGAGAAGGGAGGTCCAATTATCAGTTACCGATACTTGTTAGTGGTTCTACCGATAATCCAAGTAATGTCACTGTACACGTAGCACATGATGCTGATACATTGAATATTTTGAATTACGCTCGTTACGCTACACGTACAGAACTATATTATGAGGATATGGGAGCAGAAGGATTGGCATACGCTTCATATCCAGAATCTCTACAGATAAAAGCAGGAGAAAATAAAGGTTTACTGGATCTTAAATTTGATTTTCGCAACATTGATATGTCAGAAAAATGGGTACTTCCATTGCAGATTGTAGACGACGCGTCTTACAACTACGTAGCTCATCCACGTAAAGACTATGCTAAGGCGATATTGAGAATCTTCCCATTTAATGATTACTCTGGCGATTATTCTGGTACAGGAATAACCAACAAGGTGGTGACGGGATATGATGGAGATGGTAAACCGATAGAAACAGCAGAATCTATCACAAAATCGTCAATAAGAGGGTATGTGATAGATGAACAGACTATTTTTACGTATGCAGGAATAGTAGATGAGGATTATACAGACCGTAGAAAGTATAAAATCAAATTTGCTTTTAATGGTGAGACGAATGGTTCGGTTACTATTTCCTGTGATAATGCAGAAGAGATTGGATTTGAATTAAACAAGGACGTGACTCCTTCATTTCGTATTTCTTCATCAATGGATGACGCGAAGCCTTATCTGGAACACCGTTATGTAATAATTAATAATGTTGATTATTATTTCAATTATATACCAGTGGAAGGTACCATCATTCGCTATCATGTAAAAGGTACATTGACATTATCACGTGATATCAATACTCAGATTCCAGACGAAGATCAAGCAATTGAATGGTAGTTTCTATTAATCGCTAATCTAATGATTCAAGAAGAGGGTGAAGTTCAAGTTATTGAATTCACCCTCTTCTCTTATTTTGAAAAGTTATTTTAGGACTGATTGTGTGCCGTTTATTGTCAAATATCCTAAAGCATACTATTTCGTTTCTGCAACTGTAGAATACGTCACGCTCCCTAGCTTCCCGTCATTACTCAGTGTCTCAGCTTGAATAATCAATGGCGTGGAATACTGATTATTGTAACATTCGATCACTGCCTTTCCATTTTCATCCGTCTGCACAGTCGGATTCCAGTAAAGAGTTCGTCTTTTGTCTGCTTTATCCATGTATAATTCTTTATCTATATAAGCAGGAGAATAATACTCCAATGCCGGTGTATATCCCTGCATAACAGTCTGCCGGGTACCAAGAGCCGCAGTCTCGTGTTTATTCAGAACATCATGTCTGGGCAATGGAATGAGGTAGAAAATACTATATTTGTCCAGTTCCGATACATCTACATCATTGGAATTAGACATTTTGGTATTCTGGATAATTTCATCATCTACTCCTCCTGTGCCTTTACTGATGATAATAGAAGCCAAACCGTCTATTTCAGTCAGCATCATGTTTACTTCTGTTGACGATAGAATTTTGTTATCCATAATATAACAGATCGGTTTCTGGCGGTAAGTACAGTTATCATTGGAACGGTCCCAGTAAAAGAGTGGATTTAATTTTTCCATCACCTCCGGGATAGTGGTGACAACTTTGCCATTGTCGCGAAGCTGATCGACAGCCTGGCGTATATCATAGTAGGCATCAATACTTTGCTCATTAATTTTAGTCGCCATATTCGTACTTTGACTGCGCCGCTTACTTTTGATTTCAACTTCGTCCAAAAGATAAAGCCCGTCTACCCGACGGATGGAATCCATATATAAAGAGTCGAATTTTTCAGCTTCCTGTTGCCAGTGGGCAATGTTGCTCCACTCCGGGTGCAACTCTCTGTAACCGTATGCACGCGTAGCAGGCGAGAAATGCCGGTCGATGAGAATAGAAGCGTCCTTATTTCGTTCTTTTCCCACTTTGCGAGTCTGGATCACAGCTTCCATTGATCCCTCGAAATCTTCCAGCGGAATGCTGAAATGTCCGTTCTCATCCGTAACGGTCTGACCGGTAATAATCTCTGCATCTCTCTTCACCATTACGCTGAGAGCTATATCCTTCAGCTTGTTTTTGAGAATCGTAGATTTGACTTGTCCATAAAGTACCAGTTGGCTTTCTGGCAACTGAAGTGGGGTGAATGGGCTGATACCGATCTGTTGTGTCATATCATATTTACGCCATCCGTGTACCATTAACAGTATATCCAGTTCCTTCTGTTTCCGGAGAGAACTCTCTGTGAAGTAGTAGCCGGGTTGATGAATGTAGCCTTTCAAGTCCGATGTAAGTAGAAGGTCGGTGAAGATATTGTTATCATATTCCATATAATCAGAGCGGACGGCGTCACGGATACTGACTGATAATTTGCCGGGTATCGGTTCTCCTATGGCGTTGTTCAACTGCAGTTCGCAGCGGATGGGAGCATAAGGAGCGTAAATCTCTTTTAAACCTTTGGGCGAGATTTGTAAAGGAGCCCGTGGAGAAGCAAAGATAAAGCGGTCGCATAAAGTATTTCCGGCACGATTGAGCAGACTGATTTGTAAGACTCCTGCCGGTAACTTGCGCGACAATACTGTAAATTGCTGAGGCTTATTTGCCT
This sequence is a window from Bacteroides thetaiotaomicron VPI-5482. Protein-coding genes within it:
- a CDS encoding SusC/RagA family TonB-linked outer membrane protein, which encodes MKKYLAIFLLMLVVPLTISAQQTITVTGTVTDTQDEPMIGVNITVKDVAGLGTITDINGNFSIKMEPYHRLVFSYIGYDDVEVLVKEQHTVNVKMKESEASVLDEVVVTGMGAQKKLTVTGAVTNVNVGDLKRFPTSNMSNALAGNVPGIIARQTSGQPGKSTSEFWIRGISTFGASSSAYILVDGFERSSLDELNIEDIESFTVLKDASATAIYGSKGANGVVLITTKRGKAGKINIDAKVETSYNTRTITPEFVDGLSYASLMNEALVTRNLGMAYQPEELELFRTQMDPDFYPNVDWMDLILKNGAWSYRANLNMNGGGNTARYFVSASYTEDQGMYNTDQTLRDDYDTNANYKKWNYRMNVDIDITKSTLLKLGIAGSLAKRNSPGLADNEMLWGMLFGYNPIATPVYYSNGYAPISHRDNVNKLNPWVASTQTGYNEDWQNNVQTNVTLEQNFDFITKGLKFVGRFGYDTDNSNWINRHRQPDLYKANGRRQETGEIIYEKMFSAYDMTQSSGSSGKRREFLDLLLSWERAFGNHHGGVTFRYTQDSEKRTVDIGTDIKNGVSKRNQGLAGRFTYNWNYRYFVDFNFGYTGSENFAPGNQFGFFPAFSLAWNVAEESFVKNNLKWMNMFKIRYSHGKVGNDNIGDNNRFPYLYTIATTGYNSEGKPNYVYNWGFGDYGKSFIGTHYTQMASNGITWEVATKDDLGIDLSLFNDKFTATVDYFHEKRTGIFLTREFLPDITGLESKPKANVGEVKSQGFDGNFALKQKLGEVDMTIRGNITYSKNEVLEKDEENQVYSYLYQKGYRVDQVKGLIAEGLFADYDDIRTSPKQEFGTVQPGDIKYKDVNGDGVVNDNDKVAIGATTTPNLVYGIGASFAWKGIDVNVHFQGAGKSTFPIYGKCVYAFSESDWGNIFKDMISDRWVDSETAAKLGLHANENPNATYPRLTYGENKNNQQTSTYWMRDGRYIRLKNLDIGYTLPKSIVNKLHFNNIRIYIAGSNLITWSKFKTWDPETGNPRGEAYPLTKSVTMGLSVNL
- a CDS encoding RagB/SusD family nutrient uptake outer membrane protein; this translates as MIKKIYILLLTVLGMGVISSCSDYLNSEKYFKDRLTLEKTFESKDHVEEWLAYAFSFIKNENYEVTTKGPSENSFCFSDDMYYGDRDKTIDATKNELSYNMFKLGEYDENTYNVGAWGACYKGIFQASVFIHNVDRCQEMADWEILDYKGQARFVRAYYYWLLLRRYGPVPIMPDEGVDYTQSYDQIATPRSSYEEVAQYISDEMVQATKELQYDRRTDNYAIGRPTRGAALAVRAYALIFAASPFANGNNDEYAQQLVDDEGRRLLSSEYSEEKWAKAAAACRDVIDLDVYELNIVNKSTSDNGPSERPTVTPPADGEFSNQPWPKGWTNIDPLRSYRTIFDGTILPANNKELIFTRGATNIDMLVLHQMPKDDGGWNCHGMTQKMLDAYYMNNGSNEPGMNSMYQGVANYQGIVDTRERRTGFTDLQDLKDNKYPELGWKYDPKKGDNDQAKTGMNVSLQYVEREPRFYASVAYNGCTWYYLSQTESKPADVNQQVWYYFGSSDGYRNDGFYLRTGIGIKKFVHPNDYPGNYVAKAETAIRYADILLLYAEALNELTGTYNIPSWNEATTYTISRDKEQMERGIHPVRIRAGLPDYPDEFYLQSGVDDMRKALKRERMIELMGEGKRYFDIRRWKDAPVEESLQIYGCNVFVGEAKRDEFHSAIPVYNLPSTFSEKLWLWPIKHSELKRNSRLTQNPGWTMYD
- a CDS encoding DUF4973 domain-containing protein, with the protein product MKKIYTLAALAAMTMLGTSCNSEWEDEQYEHYISFSSQLDSKGVTNIYVPYSRHDAEGNYAEGGEGRSNYQLPILVSGSTDNPSNVTVHVAHDADTLNILNYARYATRTELYYEDMGAEGLAYASYPESLQIKAGENKGLLDLKFDFRNIDMSEKWVLPLQIVDDASYNYVAHPRKDYAKAILRIFPFNDYSGDYSGTGITNKVVTGYDGDGKPIETAESITKSSIRGYVIDEQTIFTYAGIVDEDYTDRRKYKIKFAFNGETNGSVTISCDNAEEIGFELNKDVTPSFRISSSMDDAKPYLEHRYVIINNVDYYFNYIPVEGTIIRYHVKGTLTLSRDINTQIPDEDQAIEW